TAATACTGAGATGTACATAATCTTAGTGTATAATCTGACGAAAGTACTGAGAAGGTCTCAAACAATGGATAAGTTAGATGTGCTGAATTGGTTCTAGTATAGTTCTTAGCATTGATATCCATCCATTGGAAAAGCATACTTGTTTGGTGAAATCTGTCGCCTTCTTTCTCGTTTTTACATGATACTCGAGTAGTTATAGCCACGTTTGTTTATGTATATTCTGCCGAAGATCTTTGACCGTAAACTTGtgctttctttttaaatttattgttagcatttatttttttcttacaaaGAAACGATTTCATTGAAATGTGAATCATGAAACGGATGTCCCACCATGACAGTTGCaagcaaataaaaaaacattgtTAGGGAGTAGCAAAGAGTAAATACCAACCAAAAATATCCATAATCACAAGCCAAAATAGGAAAGCAAAAGGACAATGCATAAAAAAATGACTAGAAATCTCATCACTAGAGTTGCACATAAAACACCAAAAAGGGGACAAGTGAATATACGGCATTCGCGGTTGCAACCTATCTGCCATATCAATAGCACCAAAACTAAGCTACCCAATCTTTGGATAACGATCCTTCcaaatcatttcttttagaaTAAGATACATTTCATCGATAGACGAAATAAGTAGAAATTCCAACACCTAGAGGTGATTACAAGAAAACTTCccatttggaaagaaaaaatataaactataataagTAAATGGATGCTTAGATTTACACCAAAGAAACAGATTAGATAGAACTAAATCCATGAACGACTCAAAAGGAGAGTAGGAATCCTTGAATAAACGTCCATTACGTTCACACCAAAAAATTTAAGAGAACTCTTGCACAATAGTCAACCGAATTATTCTTTTAGAACCACCCAAAGGATGTCTCACTAATAAAGAAGCAAGAAGATGGGATGTAGAATTAGGACTAAAAGCTTCCAAAATAACATTCCAGAAGCAAATAAGTCAGATTTGGTAATTGTGTATATATGTTTAACCCATTTGAATGAAACCCATGaattataattttcataattaaaaaaatgccaTGTAGCATTGTAGATAGGGGACTTGACATGCATTATgctttttacaaaataaatcatTGGACCAAAAAACAATGATAATGCATAAAACTTCGTTACAAGCAATCAAATATCATTTCTCAAAGgaaaaagaagttgaaaaagTAATCAGGAAGCAGGTGGAGTCTCTTCATCTTGACCACCCACATGGTATTCATATGAACTGTATTTGGTGACATTATGTGCTATCAAAAGCCAAACATGAGTGATCAGTTCACCACCTTGTCTGATGTGTTCTGAATGATATTCCATTTCACATTTACTTGCAGCATATCCCATCATCTCAAACCACATGCTGCCAAGTAGCTTCCATTTGTCTTCATTGCTCAGAGTCAATAAGCTATCTGCAAGCTCTTTTACATCCTTCATCAGATGCCAATTCCCTACAACTACTTTCTCTGCTTCTGATTCAATTGGTTCATGTGGCTCTCTTGCATGAAGGATACTTTCTTTCTGTAAGTTCAAAATATCATTGCAGACATCCTCTTTCTTTAGACGTCCAGTTCTTGTGAACTTCCCGAGCTTCACGCATGAatgatcaaatataatatctGCAGTTGTtgttgatagaacatgggaacGAGTCACCAAAAGGTACATCATATAATCTGATAGACTCATGATAGCTTCCGTTTTGTTACCTACACTAGCATCACGATAACATTCGATGTTATAGAAAATATTTGTTGTGATGTGCCATATGAAGATGCACTTATCGAAAGGTCTCTTTGATACAGTGGTTTCCATTGCTTTGATCAATTTGTTTTCATTGTTGAAATTCAGTTTCTTTTTGTACCTATCGATTGTCCATTGGCCTCTTTGATCAAATTCTTCTTGTCCTttgatcttctctatctctctcaGTTCTGTGACCACAAGTTCTTTCACTTCTGGAGGGATGTCAATTCGATCCAAACTCAATTGCTTTCTGAGTTTCATATCCATCCCCCAGTACCTGAGAATTTTGATTCTGCTGTAGTTCCGATGCTTGGTTTGCAAGCAGAAATCTAAGAGATTGAACTGCCCCAATGTGTTAGACCACCTTCTCCAAGTTGCTGACTGAGGGGCTAGAGACCGCAGGAAACCCCCAAGGATAGGAAAAGCTTCATGGTGCCTGACCATCTGGACTATAGCCCAATCTGTGAATGGCAGTCTCAAGATCTGATAAATCTCAATTATCAGAGCTGCTATCAACACAAAATGGATGAACCCAATACTAATATTATACACAAATGCATCCTTGAACAATACAGAAAATCCACATAGTGTAGCAATCACACTAAGCAAACTTATGAAACGAAGAATTAAACCTTTACGAGTGTATACAACAGGTGCCTTAGTGTAGAGGGCATCATACATGAAACCCAGTTCAGAATCTGTAATTCTGAACACATCTTCATACTTACAAT
This DNA window, taken from Benincasa hispida cultivar B227 chromosome 6, ASM972705v1, whole genome shotgun sequence, encodes the following:
- the LOC120079385 gene encoding uncharacterized protein LOC120079385, with the protein product MFSELFELIVPGHISFIWSYWGIELLVLANFVFQVILTFNGSRRRHTPGNKLSLTVWFSYLLAAKIATVVLGKLTTIEIGREKRNTHTQVQALLAPLMFMQIGNPDTITAYSIEDNQLGVRQVFSMVIQVAIMFYILIRSWTNSKTSFLYIPMSVAGIIKYGETSWALKSALNGNFGFTIADFFKYHEVADLFKKLPQGENELPEANLILRAYYRFCCLKPHLENWLYYPPTDCDQEKLYIDDCKYEDVFRITDSELGFMYDALYTKAPVVYTRKGLILRFISLLSVIATLCGFSVLFKDAFVYNISIGFIHFVLIAALIIEIYQILRLPFTDWAIVQMVRHHEAFPILGGFLRSLAPQSATWRRWSNTLGQFNLLDFCLQTKHRNYSRIKILRYWGMDMKLRKQLSLDRIDIPPEVKELVVTELREIEKIKGQEEFDQRGQWTIDRYKKKLNFNNENKLIKAMETTVSKRPFDKCIFIWHITTNIFYNIECYRDASVGNKTEAIMSLSDYMMYLLVTRSHVLSTTTADIIFDHSCVKLGKFTRTGRLKKEDVCNDILNLQKESILHAREPHEPIESEAEKVVVGNWHLMKDVKELADSLLTLSNEDKWKLLGSMWFEMMGYAASKCEMEYHSEHIRQGGELITHVWLLIAHNVTKYSSYEYHVGGQDEETPPAS